A window of Capsicum annuum cultivar UCD-10X-F1 unplaced genomic scaffold, UCD10Xv1.1 ctg4209, whole genome shotgun sequence contains these coding sequences:
- the LOC107852898 gene encoding uncharacterized protein LOC107852898, translated as MVDDFVRYNLVCRFGILESIMTDNGANLNSDLMRGIRKRFNISHQNSMAYRPQMNGAVKDANKNIKRILRKIAGGDREWHEKLPYALLGYCTTIRTSTGETPYMLVYGSEVVIPAEVEIPSLRVIQEVGLDDAKWIRSRIEKLMLIDEKRLDAVCHGQIYQNRMIKAFNKKVKPHRFTPEQLVLKKIFPHQSEAKGKFAPNWQGPYIVHRVLSGGVVILVEMDGTASTKPINSDVIKKYYI; from the coding sequence ATGGTAGATGATTTTGTTCGCTACAACTTAGTCTGTCGGTTTGGAATTCTCGAGTCAATCATGACAGATAATGGAGCCAATCTTAATAGCGACCTGATGAGAGGGATTCGCAAAAGGTTTAATATCTCTCATCAAAATTCCATGGCGTATCGACCACAAATGAATGGAGCAGTTAAAGATgcaaacaagaatatcaagaggaTCTTGAGGAAGATAGCGGGCGGTGATAGGGAATGGCATGAGAAGTTACCATATGCTCTACTTGGATATTGCACCACAATCAGAACTTCTACCGGGGAAACTCCCTACATGTTGGTTTATGGGTCGGAAGTAGTGATACCTGCGGAAGTAGAGATACCTTCATTGAGAGTCATTCAGGAGGTTGGTCTAGACGATGCTAAATGGATTCGTAGCAGGATCGAGAAGTTAATGCTCATTGACGAAAAGAGATTGGATGCAGTCTGTCATGGTCAAATCTATCAAAATAGAATGATCAAGGCGTTCAACAAGAAAGTCAAGCCTCATCGATTCACACCGGAACAGTTAGTATTGAAGAAGATATTTCCTCACCAAAGTGAAGCCAAAGGAAAATTTGCAccaaattggcaaggtccttACATAGTTCACAGAGTACTCTCAGGAGGAGTAGTAATCCTCGTAGAAATGGATGGCACAGCAAGCACAAAGCCGATCAACTCAGACGTCATCAAGAAGTACTATATTTGA